From Pseudanabaena sp. PCC 6802, one genomic window encodes:
- a CDS encoding low temperature requirement protein A has translation MKHLWQPPKLRVSEEDGEERHATWLELFYDLVFVVVIAQLAHHLKDHPSAAGFTEFAVVFVPVWWSWVGTTFYATRFDTDDTLHRVLTVIQMSAIAAMAVNIHKGMDYASVGFALSYVIVRGILVIQYLVAGQHIAIARPLTNRYAKGFGLAAAIWALSTLVSIPWRFGMWCLGMVIDFATPIGAGKLHGQIAPHASHLPERFGLFTLIVLGESIVAVVGGLAAQKWEFAAIVAGVLGLCIAASVWWVYFDNLDGSAIRSARLGQVGTYQIWLYAHLPLVASLTAMGVGMQKLLSGNMSAALPDENRWLLCLALAICYAALGFIHLSTDAGSLRRSQTQALERFSAAILLSLIAWLGWNLSPLTLMFLLAAICISQVVLAHFGMHHIKPEEIGE, from the coding sequence GTGAAGCACCTATGGCAACCGCCAAAACTGCGCGTTAGCGAGGAGGATGGTGAAGAGAGACATGCAACGTGGCTGGAGTTATTCTACGATCTAGTGTTTGTCGTGGTTATAGCTCAGCTCGCCCACCATCTCAAAGATCATCCTTCTGCGGCTGGGTTCACTGAGTTTGCCGTTGTGTTCGTACCCGTCTGGTGGTCTTGGGTAGGTACGACTTTTTACGCAACTCGCTTCGACACGGATGATACGCTGCATCGCGTGCTTACTGTGATCCAAATGTCGGCGATCGCCGCGATGGCAGTAAATATTCATAAGGGAATGGATTATGCCTCAGTTGGATTTGCGCTGTCGTACGTAATCGTGCGAGGCATTCTGGTGATTCAGTACCTGGTGGCGGGGCAGCATATTGCGATCGCGCGACCGTTAACCAATAGATATGCTAAGGGATTCGGTCTGGCTGCCGCAATCTGGGCGCTATCAACGCTTGTATCGATTCCGTGGCGTTTTGGCATGTGGTGCCTGGGTATGGTCATAGACTTTGCCACTCCCATCGGGGCTGGCAAACTGCACGGTCAGATTGCCCCCCACGCTTCCCATCTACCGGAGAGATTCGGACTATTTACGCTGATCGTCCTGGGGGAATCAATCGTTGCCGTGGTAGGCGGTCTGGCTGCCCAAAAGTGGGAATTTGCTGCCATTGTCGCGGGCGTACTGGGACTTTGCATTGCAGCTAGCGTATGGTGGGTCTACTTCGACAATCTAGACGGTTCGGCAATCCGATCGGCTCGTTTAGGGCAGGTGGGAACGTATCAAATATGGCTATATGCCCATTTGCCCCTAGTCGCCAGTTTGACAGCAATGGGGGTAGGGATGCAAAAGCTACTGTCTGGTAATATGTCAGCGGCATTACCAGATGAGAACCGCTGGCTTCTCTGTTTGGCACTAGCAATTTGCTACGCTGCTTTGGGGTTTATCCACTTGAGTACCGATGCTGGAAGCCTGCGTCGCAGTCAGACTCAGGCGCTGGAGAGATTCAGCGCGGCAATTCTATTATCGTTAATCGCCTGGTTGGGATGGAATCTCTCACCTCTAACCTTAATGTTCCTTCTAGCCGCTATTTGTATTTCGCAAGTCGTGCTAGCTCACTTTGGCATGCATCATATCAAACCGGAAGAAATCGGTGAGTAG
- a CDS encoding DJ-1/PfpI family protein produces MTASKGKIGVIIEDHFDQTEFKMFNDYFPKQGYEVEYISHLWGQPELHFGANPDDGDYVNVEKVTVTKEINDVNPDDYKGFICIGAYAMDRLRYQTNLKKGQKNQAPAVAFLRKVIDNQNLRLGTICHSLWLFCADSDLIKGRKVTCAHNIVCDVENAGAEVIYDGDATANLVIDGNLVSAKHPGVTQEFMEAYIKEIESIGN; encoded by the coding sequence ATGACTGCATCTAAAGGAAAGATCGGTGTAATTATTGAGGATCACTTCGATCAAACAGAATTCAAAATGTTCAATGACTATTTCCCAAAACAGGGATATGAAGTTGAATATATTTCTCATCTGTGGGGACAACCAGAACTGCATTTCGGCGCTAACCCCGATGATGGTGACTATGTCAATGTGGAAAAAGTCACGGTTACCAAAGAAATTAATGATGTCAATCCCGACGACTATAAAGGATTTATCTGTATTGGTGCCTATGCAATGGATCGGCTGCGCTATCAGACCAATCTCAAAAAAGGACAAAAGAATCAAGCTCCTGCCGTGGCATTCCTCAGAAAGGTGATTGACAATCAAAATCTCAGACTTGGTACTATTTGTCATAGTCTGTGGCTATTCTGTGCTGATTCAGATTTGATTAAGGGACGGAAAGTGACTTGCGCCCACAATATTGTGTGTGATGTCGAGAATGCTGGTGCGGAGGTAATCTACGATGGTGATGCTACGGCTAATTTGGTGATTGACGGCAACCTTGTATCAGCGAAGCATCCAGGTGTAACTCAGGAATTCATGGAAGCTTACATTAAAGAGATTGAATCTATAGGTAATTAA
- a CDS encoding DUF5602 domain-containing protein, whose amino-acid sequence MGSIKRAFWSLFLAIALVAGLGFFTIPEQAMADDRAIAPIIPDRQGIYVAQALQAGERLVKGEEKKIGDGTVRTWVKLGKDNKPVSIGVTMTEGGLYGLPDDPDTGREKGQEATKLQLLDRIGHYTFENELMFPKEAAPFIHMGYNWNPYGHWPQAVFTEPHYDVHFYMETPKYRYEIAKANYKDVLKGHKKLPPEFVPKGYDIAYGTLEPRMGIHWANFSSPELNPGKFNKIFLFGSFDGKMLFWEPMITRRFLLEKPTNYSEAISQPAAYPKGGYYPMSYSVKYDSDRKEFDISLDDLVYREGTEVAAAR is encoded by the coding sequence ATGGGAAGTATAAAGAGAGCATTTTGGTCGTTATTTCTGGCGATCGCCCTTGTGGCTGGGTTAGGGTTCTTTACCATACCCGAGCAAGCTATGGCCGATGATCGCGCGATCGCACCGATTATACCTGATCGACAAGGTATCTACGTGGCACAGGCGTTGCAAGCAGGAGAGCGCCTGGTCAAGGGAGAAGAGAAAAAAATCGGGGACGGCACCGTTCGTACCTGGGTGAAATTAGGCAAAGATAATAAACCTGTCAGTATTGGAGTCACCATGACAGAAGGTGGATTGTACGGTCTGCCAGACGATCCCGATACCGGCAGGGAAAAAGGCCAAGAAGCAACAAAGCTTCAACTACTCGATCGAATCGGTCATTACACTTTCGAGAACGAGCTGATGTTTCCAAAAGAAGCTGCTCCATTCATTCATATGGGATACAACTGGAATCCCTACGGTCACTGGCCGCAGGCAGTTTTTACAGAACCCCACTATGATGTCCATTTCTATATGGAAACGCCAAAATATCGGTATGAGATTGCTAAGGCTAACTATAAGGATGTCTTGAAGGGACATAAAAAGCTACCCCCTGAGTTTGTGCCCAAAGGGTACGATATTGCCTACGGTACTTTAGAACCGCGTATGGGTATCCACTGGGCAAACTTTAGCTCGCCGGAATTAAACCCTGGTAAGTTCAATAAGATTTTCCTGTTTGGTTCCTTCGATGGCAAAATGCTGTTTTGGGAACCGATGATTACGCGGAGGTTTTTGCTGGAAAAGCCAACCAATTACTCTGAGGCTATTTCTCAACCAGCAGCATATCCGAAGGGCGGCTACTATCCGATGTCCTATAGCGTTAAGTACGACAGCGATCGCAAAGAATTTGATATCTCTCTCGACGATCTAGTTTACAGAGAAGGTACAGAGGTGGCCGCAGCTCGATAG
- a CDS encoding GNAT family N-acetyltransferase → MNPVIETERMILSPVSASDASELHRIWIQPAVRKYLCDDLIWPLNQIQSTVEQSAIAFQEGRYGMWIARLKSQEAMVGFTGFWPFFDPPDIQLIYGLASANWGKGLATEMGQAMLDYGFQTYGFARIRASCNVPNTASIAVMERLGMTFLKQEAIDGQEIIFYEAQKTASAK, encoded by the coding sequence ATGAATCCAGTTATTGAAACAGAGCGCATGATTCTTTCTCCTGTATCTGCAAGCGATGCCAGCGAACTTCATCGAATATGGATACAACCTGCCGTCCGTAAATATCTATGCGACGATCTAATTTGGCCGCTGAATCAAATACAAAGTACGGTCGAACAAAGCGCGATCGCCTTCCAGGAAGGTCGCTATGGCATGTGGATTGCCAGGTTAAAAAGTCAGGAAGCCATGGTAGGTTTTACCGGGTTTTGGCCGTTTTTCGATCCCCCTGACATTCAGTTAATCTATGGTTTGGCAAGCGCGAATTGGGGTAAAGGCTTAGCAACAGAAATGGGGCAAGCCATGCTAGACTATGGCTTTCAAACCTATGGCTTTGCGAGAATCCGCGCCAGTTGCAACGTGCCGAATACGGCATCGATCGCCGTGATGGAACGTCTAGGAATGACATTTCTAAAACAAGAAGCGATCGACGGGCAAGAAATTATTTTCTATGAGGCGCAAAAGACCGCCTCTGCGAAGTAG
- a CDS encoding Cof-type HAD-IIB family hydrolase, giving the protein MGQAIRLVVLDIDGTINGDSNQVREPVKQAILAAQAKGVKVAIATGRMYRSALRFHGDIRSNAPLISYQGALIKDPQTEELVGHWPVDLEYALSLIDDFAEYADTGKLSVHLYINDELYVRQITAQTMAYAQRSNVEAIPVGDLRQFLIEQAPANPPTKVLALSDDPDLITMLLISLKQRYTPGQLYLTKSVATFFEATNPIANKGTAVKHLAENILGLDRDEVMAVGDNFNDLEMIEYAGIGVAMGNAPQGLKERSDWVAPDVDADGAAAAIARFVL; this is encoded by the coding sequence ATGGGTCAAGCAATTCGGTTAGTAGTCCTGGATATCGACGGTACGATCAACGGTGACTCCAATCAGGTCAGAGAACCAGTCAAGCAGGCGATCCTCGCTGCTCAAGCAAAAGGCGTGAAGGTCGCGATCGCCACTGGACGCATGTATCGTTCCGCCCTGCGATTTCATGGCGATATCAGGTCAAATGCACCGCTGATTTCCTACCAAGGCGCGCTGATTAAAGATCCGCAAACCGAAGAGTTAGTCGGCCACTGGCCAGTAGATCTAGAATATGCCCTGTCTCTCATCGATGATTTTGCCGAATACGCTGATACGGGCAAGCTATCCGTTCATCTCTACATTAACGACGAACTGTACGTACGCCAAATTACTGCCCAAACAATGGCTTACGCCCAGCGTTCCAATGTTGAAGCGATTCCAGTAGGAGATCTGCGGCAGTTTCTGATAGAGCAAGCACCTGCAAATCCCCCCACTAAAGTACTCGCCCTCAGCGACGATCCCGACTTAATTACCATGCTATTGATCTCGCTCAAACAGCGCTATACACCAGGACAACTCTACCTGACCAAATCAGTCGCCACCTTCTTTGAAGCCACCAACCCGATCGCGAATAAAGGCACGGCAGTAAAGCATTTAGCCGAAAACATTCTCGGCCTCGATCGCGACGAAGTCATGGCCGTAGGCGATAACTTTAACGACCTGGAAATGATCGAGTATGCAGGCATTGGGGTAGCAATGGGTAACGCCCCTCAAGGTTTAAAGGAGCGGTCGGATTGGGTGGCACCGGATGTCGATGCCGATGGTGCGGCAGCGGCGATCGCCAGGTTTGTCCTGTAG
- a CDS encoding SWIM zinc finger family protein: protein MAKFSRTWWGQKFITALESFTDSGRLQRGRSYAGPSRILKFDIDNGKVTATIRGNVNPYFGVYKEPKYHTQIELNPIASKDWSQIIQRMSSKASIVAKLLLNEVPDNIEESFREVGKQLLPYSRKDFQTECSCPDYSNPCKHIAGLCYRLSTELDRDPFLLFELRGLSKTELQAELAKSPLGRVLSAELTKQSALPEPAASYYTQPKTAPMTSTPSMKEFWQGRKRLPQNLEIPSHSGVSAIAIKKQGDFPAFWHRDNSFIEAMEELYVRVKTKNKGVI from the coding sequence ATGGCAAAATTCAGTCGCACCTGGTGGGGACAAAAATTCATCACCGCCTTAGAATCCTTTACCGATTCTGGTAGATTGCAACGCGGTCGTTCCTATGCTGGACCCAGCCGCATTTTAAAATTCGATATCGATAATGGCAAAGTTACGGCCACGATTCGGGGTAATGTCAACCCCTACTTCGGCGTTTACAAAGAACCAAAATATCACACTCAGATCGAGCTAAATCCCATTGCTAGTAAGGACTGGTCGCAGATAATCCAACGCATGTCCTCTAAAGCGAGTATAGTAGCCAAACTCCTGCTGAATGAAGTTCCAGATAATATCGAGGAGAGCTTTCGCGAAGTTGGCAAGCAACTGCTGCCCTATAGTCGCAAAGACTTCCAAACGGAATGTTCCTGCCCCGACTATTCCAACCCCTGCAAGCACATCGCCGGACTTTGCTACCGCCTGTCCACAGAGCTAGATCGAGATCCATTTCTATTATTTGAGTTGCGCGGCTTGTCAAAAACAGAACTCCAGGCCGAATTAGCAAAGTCACCACTGGGCAGAGTCCTATCCGCAGAACTTACCAAACAATCCGCGTTGCCAGAACCTGCGGCTTCCTATTACACGCAACCCAAAACTGCTCCTATGACATCGACTCCCAGCATGAAAGAATTTTGGCAGGGACGAAAGCGATTGCCCCAAAATCTTGAGATTCCGTCTCATTCTGGCGTTTCCGCGATCGCCATCAAAAAGCAGGGTGACTTTCCCGCTTTTTGGCATCGAGACAATTCATTCATCGAAGCCATGGAAGAGTTGTACGTGCGGGTTAAAACAAAGAATAAAGGTGTGATTTAG
- a CDS encoding DEAD/DEAH box helicase, whose protein sequence is MKILHGTWIPDAEADFIQRGNFYIWVESTELAELPASPATKGRASRKKTAADSVPEDMHAYALRADALKQFLYNDLAIKDDLLTNAVRRDDKTAILPKYFLLPTADRAALPSLELARYLETELPETFALQSWQIDCYKVTTNPATGSLRHDRVVNAIALLNDLHFIALNNLAEVQLGADLLFWYHYTRSFLQVIQKDQYIPALKYQELAIATSKGKQKTSAMAKNIAAKATAAKKASPKASARTLETSEASPATSNFAIYAGWQIVSEQYEADMQQYTDYMPFACVAGFSQPVSQPEFHDRETLLRHFSECLLHDLVTHTPVTAAFAGKLSESLLERCLAPNALNSPGKTAADLELYQQWQVWQQKIGRTQTDSSFYLCFQLQAPLKEEEPWQLEFQVAPKQDPALKLPLSTYWNMTPAKQKALQKQFGKNFEQDLLLNLGYAARIYNDLWQGLETEHPIGMSLNLDRAFDFLKESAWVLEDAGYKVIVPAWWTPAGRRRAKLRLKAVGKSFSAGSQKGKQSYFSLDRLVEYQYELAIGGESISAKEWEQLVKAKAPLVKFRGEWMELDRDKMQEMLQFWQQHQQVQPEMSLTEFMKLVASDDNLEVDRDSTLEEMLAQLNDKSRFEPIPNPPQLNGTLREYQRRGVSWLQYLENLGLNGCLADDMGLGKTIQVIARLVNERAEAKETPITKKPNRTTATKSAAKIAGKTSKTSKSKADEIEIAVADKTELKPTLLIAPTSVVGNWKKEVEKFAPHLRVTVHHGSDRAQDVETFKTSCLDRDLIVTSFTLVRKDENLFSEVPWHRVVIDEAQNIKNPKAAQTKAILKLKARHRLALTGTPVENRLLDLWSIFNFLNPGYLGKESQFKKSFEVPIQKNNDKMQAGVLKKLVEPFILRRVKTDRSIIKDLPDKIEQKIYTNLTKEQASLYEAVVRNIEGKLDDAEGIERKGLILSTLLQLKQICNHPMQFLHDASEFAPERSHKLSRLSEMVEEAIEAGESLLIFSQFTEIGDALTKHFKHVYHYNTYYIHGGTSRDKRERAIAEFQDPETEPSVFILSLKAGGVGITLTKANHVFHFDRWWNPAVEDQATDRAFRIGQKKNVFVHKFVTIGSLEERIDAMIEDKKKLAGAIVGADESWLTELDNDTFKKLIALNKDAIL, encoded by the coding sequence ATGAAAATTCTTCACGGTACCTGGATCCCGGATGCAGAAGCAGATTTTATCCAGAGGGGCAATTTCTATATTTGGGTGGAATCAACCGAGCTAGCAGAGCTACCCGCATCCCCAGCCACCAAAGGTAGAGCCTCCAGGAAAAAAACTGCGGCAGACAGCGTACCAGAAGATATGCACGCATATGCATTACGCGCAGATGCCTTGAAGCAATTTTTGTACAACGATCTGGCCATCAAAGACGATCTTTTAACCAATGCAGTGCGTAGAGATGATAAGACTGCTATCTTGCCTAAATATTTTCTCTTGCCCACAGCCGATCGCGCTGCTTTGCCATCCTTAGAATTAGCACGATATCTGGAAACAGAACTTCCAGAGACGTTTGCGCTGCAATCCTGGCAAATTGACTGTTACAAAGTTACAACCAACCCCGCTACTGGGTCGCTGCGCCACGATCGCGTCGTTAATGCGATCGCCCTCTTGAACGATCTGCACTTTATTGCCTTAAACAATCTAGCAGAGGTGCAGTTAGGTGCAGATCTTCTATTTTGGTATCACTATACGCGCTCTTTTCTGCAAGTTATCCAGAAAGACCAGTATATTCCCGCGCTTAAATATCAGGAATTAGCGATTGCTACCAGTAAAGGAAAACAGAAAACGTCGGCTATGGCAAAAAACATAGCAGCCAAAGCTACCGCAGCGAAAAAGGCATCTCCAAAAGCATCCGCAAGAACATTAGAAACGTCAGAAGCATCGCCAGCAACATCTAATTTCGCGATCTATGCAGGCTGGCAAATTGTCTCAGAGCAGTATGAGGCAGATATGCAACAATACACCGACTACATGCCTTTTGCTTGCGTAGCGGGCTTTAGTCAGCCAGTTAGCCAACCGGAATTTCACGATCGCGAAACCCTATTACGTCATTTTTCGGAATGCCTGCTTCACGATCTTGTTACTCATACACCAGTCACAGCTGCATTTGCAGGCAAGCTATCAGAATCGCTCCTCGAGCGATGCTTAGCTCCCAATGCCCTCAATTCCCCTGGCAAAACCGCAGCCGATTTAGAACTCTACCAACAGTGGCAGGTTTGGCAGCAGAAGATCGGTCGCACCCAAACCGACTCATCCTTCTATCTCTGTTTCCAACTTCAAGCTCCGCTGAAAGAAGAAGAGCCGTGGCAGTTGGAATTTCAAGTCGCACCTAAGCAAGATCCTGCGCTCAAGCTACCGCTGTCAACTTACTGGAACATGACTCCGGCGAAGCAGAAGGCTCTGCAAAAACAGTTTGGCAAGAACTTCGAGCAAGATTTACTGCTAAATTTGGGCTATGCAGCTCGCATTTACAACGATCTGTGGCAAGGTCTGGAAACCGAGCACCCCATAGGCATGTCCCTCAATCTCGATCGGGCATTTGACTTTCTCAAGGAGTCGGCCTGGGTATTAGAAGATGCAGGGTATAAGGTGATCGTGCCTGCCTGGTGGACTCCTGCCGGACGCAGGCGGGCTAAGCTGCGCCTCAAAGCTGTTGGTAAAAGTTTCAGTGCTGGAAGTCAAAAGGGAAAGCAGAGCTATTTCAGCTTAGATCGGTTAGTGGAGTATCAGTACGAACTGGCGATCGGAGGCGAAAGCATATCTGCGAAAGAATGGGAACAGTTGGTTAAGGCTAAAGCCCCTCTCGTTAAATTTCGCGGTGAGTGGATGGAGCTAGATCGCGACAAAATGCAGGAGATGTTGCAATTCTGGCAACAGCATCAGCAGGTGCAGCCAGAAATGAGCTTGACCGAGTTTATGAAATTGGTTGCCTCAGATGACAATCTCGAAGTCGATCGCGACAGCACTCTCGAAGAAATGCTAGCGCAGCTCAATGATAAGAGTCGATTTGAGCCAATTCCCAATCCACCGCAACTCAATGGGACTTTGCGGGAGTACCAGCGCCGTGGCGTATCCTGGCTGCAATATCTGGAGAATTTAGGCTTGAATGGTTGTCTCGCCGATGATATGGGCTTGGGTAAAACCATCCAGGTCATCGCACGATTAGTAAACGAACGAGCAGAAGCAAAGGAAACGCCCATTACAAAGAAACCCAACCGCACAACTGCGACTAAATCAGCGGCAAAGATTGCTGGTAAAACCAGCAAAACCAGTAAGAGCAAAGCAGATGAAATCGAGATCGCCGTTGCCGACAAAACAGAGCTAAAACCAACCTTATTAATTGCACCCACATCCGTAGTTGGTAACTGGAAAAAGGAAGTCGAAAAATTTGCGCCGCATCTGCGCGTCACCGTGCATCATGGCAGCGATCGCGCCCAGGATGTCGAGACATTCAAAACATCCTGCCTCGATCGAGATCTGATCGTTACCTCATTTACGCTCGTGCGTAAGGATGAAAATCTGTTTAGCGAGGTTCCATGGCACAGGGTCGTAATTGACGAAGCCCAGAATATCAAGAATCCCAAAGCAGCTCAGACAAAAGCGATTTTGAAACTAAAAGCCAGGCATCGCCTTGCCCTCACAGGTACGCCCGTGGAGAATCGCTTATTGGATTTGTGGTCGATTTTTAATTTCCTCAACCCTGGTTATCTCGGGAAAGAATCGCAGTTTAAGAAATCATTTGAGGTACCGATCCAGAAAAATAATGACAAAATGCAAGCGGGAGTTCTCAAAAAACTGGTCGAGCCATTTATTCTCCGCCGCGTCAAAACCGATCGCTCCATTATTAAAGACTTACCCGATAAAATCGAGCAAAAAATCTATACCAACCTCACCAAAGAGCAAGCCTCTCTCTATGAAGCCGTAGTCAGGAATATTGAGGGCAAACTAGACGATGCAGAAGGAATCGAACGCAAGGGTTTGATTCTATCGACATTACTGCAACTCAAACAAATCTGCAACCATCCCATGCAATTCCTCCACGATGCCAGCGAATTCGCGCCAGAGCGATCGCATAAGCTCAGTCGTTTATCCGAAATGGTGGAAGAAGCGATCGAAGCAGGAGAGAGCCTGCTGATTTTCTCGCAGTTCACCGAGATTGGCGATGCTCTCACCAAGCATTTCAAGCACGTCTACCATTACAATACCTACTACATTCACGGCGGCACCAGTCGCGATAAACGCGAACGAGCGATCGCCGAATTCCAAGATCCCGAAACTGAACCCTCAGTATTTATTCTCTCGCTCAAAGCTGGCGGAGTGGGAATTACCCTCACCAAAGCCAATCATGTCTTCCATTTCGACCGCTGGTGGAATCCCGCTGTCGAAGACCAGGCAACCGATCGCGCCTTTCGCATCGGCCAAAAGAAAAACGTATTCGTACACAAGTTCGTCACCATTGGTTCCCTAGAAGAACGAATCGATGCGATGATTGAAGATAAGAAAAAGTTGGCTGGTGCGATCGTCGGTGCAGACGAGTCCTGGCTCACAGAACTAGATAACGATACGTTCAAAAAACTAATCGCCCTCAACAAAGATGCCATCCTGTAA
- a CDS encoding adenylate/guanylate cyclase domain-containing protein, with product MPQITCLPDNQFIEVEKSETILEALLTNEIPHTHVCGGNAYCSTCRIMILDGIQHCSTPTSAEKILAKKLDFPVHVRLACQTKVSGDVAIRRMVLDNDDIDIVEGQLSKDSIGNEKTVAILFAAIRGATNFDEVNFPYDIVYIMSRYFHGINKVISQYGGVTNNYMGGWVMAVFGIDNYEAIAERAVWAGLEIQEFVKELNARLQQLSYSPLKVNIGIHYGSVVLVSVDPSKPEVVTPLGDAVNFVSRIENMNKKLGSELLISEAVYDRVKEKAKINRSYSMDLSGKDGGHYKVVYELVGMNGDAPSKVVKMENNMPIKNRIFSFVQKFAGSWGRSK from the coding sequence ATGCCACAGATTACTTGCTTGCCAGATAACCAATTCATCGAGGTTGAGAAATCGGAGACGATCCTGGAGGCTCTGCTTACCAACGAAATCCCCCATACCCATGTTTGTGGTGGGAATGCCTACTGTTCGACCTGTCGCATCATGATCCTGGATGGTATTCAACATTGCAGCACCCCCACTAGTGCCGAGAAAATTCTGGCGAAAAAATTAGACTTTCCAGTGCACGTGCGGCTTGCCTGTCAGACAAAGGTATCGGGTGATGTGGCAATTCGCCGCATGGTACTCGATAACGATGATATCGATATCGTTGAAGGACAACTATCCAAAGATTCCATTGGGAATGAGAAAACGGTCGCTATTTTGTTTGCGGCGATTCGGGGTGCGACTAATTTTGATGAAGTTAATTTTCCCTACGATATTGTTTACATCATGAGTCGCTACTTTCACGGCATCAATAAAGTAATCAGCCAGTACGGTGGCGTTACCAACAACTATATGGGTGGTTGGGTAATGGCAGTGTTTGGTATAGATAACTATGAAGCGATCGCCGAAAGAGCCGTTTGGGCTGGCTTAGAAATTCAGGAATTCGTTAAAGAGTTGAACGCGCGCTTGCAGCAATTGTCTTACAGTCCTCTCAAAGTCAATATTGGCATACATTACGGTTCTGTCGTCCTTGTTTCCGTAGATCCATCCAAACCCGAAGTAGTAACGCCGCTTGGCGATGCGGTAAACTTTGTCAGCCGCATTGAGAACATGAATAAAAAACTAGGAAGCGAGTTGTTGATCTCAGAGGCAGTGTACGATCGGGTAAAGGAAAAAGCTAAGATTAATCGCAGCTATAGTATGGATCTGAGCGGAAAAGACGGCGGCCATTACAAGGTTGTTTATGAGTTAGTCGGCATGAATGGCGATGCACCGTCTAAGGTGGTGAAGATGGAAAACAACATGCCAATCAAGAACAGGATATTCAGCTTTGTCCAGAAATTTGCTGGGTCGTGGGGCAGATCCAAGTAG
- a CDS encoding carbohydrate ABC transporter permease — protein sequence MLRKLPRKPHKSSEKFQWTPYLFLLPAILLLVITTFFPVFQAIYLSFTDYDFVSHPSFIGWKNYTNLWGDRVFWQVFYNTLIYLVVAVPCLVVLPLIIAILVNQKLRGIQAFRVIYYFPVIVSVVIAGLAWKWIYAENGLLNYFVSLLAFRPIKIPWLTDPNLAIYSIAAVVIWRGLGYYMVIYLAGLQAIPQDLYEAAAIDGSDGWRKHWDITVPLMRPYILLVSVISAIAAMKIFEEVYIMARGDHTNSTKTLVYYLYEKGIGSLEMGYASAIGVVLFVVVFAISIATVKLTNTTSSTGVKRWQ from the coding sequence ATGCTGCGCAAGTTGCCTCGCAAACCTCACAAATCATCCGAAAAATTTCAGTGGACTCCCTATTTGTTCCTGTTACCAGCAATTCTCTTGTTGGTGATTACTACGTTTTTCCCGGTATTTCAGGCGATTTATCTGAGCTTTACTGACTATGATTTTGTTAGTCATCCCAGTTTTATTGGCTGGAAGAATTACACGAATTTGTGGGGCGATCGCGTATTTTGGCAAGTCTTTTACAACACGCTGATTTACCTGGTAGTTGCAGTTCCCTGCTTGGTCGTGCTGCCATTGATTATTGCAATTCTGGTGAACCAGAAACTGCGGGGCATTCAAGCTTTTCGCGTCATTTATTATTTCCCGGTAATTGTTTCTGTGGTGATTGCGGGGCTGGCCTGGAAATGGATTTATGCTGAAAATGGTTTGCTGAATTACTTTGTCTCGTTATTAGCATTCCGTCCAATTAAAATCCCCTGGCTAACCGATCCGAATCTTGCGATTTATTCGATCGCAGCGGTAGTAATTTGGCGCGGCTTAGGTTATTACATGGTGATTTATCTAGCGGGCTTGCAAGCTATTCCCCAGGATTTATACGAAGCGGCGGCAATTGATGGTTCGGACGGTTGGCGCAAGCATTGGGATATTACCGTTCCCTTGATGCGTCCCTACATTCTGTTGGTATCCGTGATTTCCGCGATCGCTGCCATGAAAATCTTTGAAGAGGTTTATATTATGGCGCGAGGCGACCATACCAATAGTACGAAAACCCTGGTTTATTACCTCTACGAAAAAGGGATTGGCAGTTTGGAAATGGGCTATGCTTCCGCGATCGGCGTAGTTTTGTTTGTTGTAGTCTTTGCGATCTCCATCGCCACGGTCAAACTCACTAATACTACTTCCAGTACAGGAGTAAAACGATGGCAGTAA